The proteins below come from a single Deinococcus radiopugnans ATCC 19172 genomic window:
- a CDS encoding serine hydrolase domain-containing protein — protein MSLLETVRHLAPYLERWLEYGRDYQRIPGVQVAVRVGDELAASFALGTANEDTSEALTTRHLFRIASHSKTFTATAVFQLVEAGKLRLDDTAGHWLPELAGSPAADMTVRALLGHQSGINRDGADSDYWQQRHAFPDRQTLLDFARAEAVYPQNQHFKYSNIGYGLLGLIVEAAGGEEYGDYVEAHITGPLGLGDLGAELPPEREGELATGHGARLFGNDARRTLPSSDTRALAAATGFYGTAEALTAYWARHTLGHDGLLSDASKRLMARRESEITKPTRRGYGLGLILDEIGGRTLVGHSGGFPGHITQSWLDPNTGLSISVLTNTLGGPATEWAGNLIRLIDLAHENTEKPADTAHDLESFTGRFANAWGLFDIVNLGGRLVALTPLGDPSATAVKLTVQDAETLCPEPEGGFGSVGEAYHFERSEDGEIQWVRQGGGRSWPLAAFLAGVE, from the coding sequence ATGAGCCTTCTGGAGACCGTCCGGCACCTCGCCCCCTACCTGGAACGCTGGCTGGAGTACGGGCGAGATTACCAGCGGATTCCCGGCGTGCAGGTGGCCGTGCGCGTGGGCGACGAACTCGCGGCGTCGTTCGCGCTGGGCACCGCCAACGAGGACACCAGCGAGGCGCTGACCACCCGGCACCTGTTCCGCATCGCCTCGCATTCCAAGACCTTCACGGCCACCGCCGTCTTTCAACTCGTGGAGGCGGGGAAGCTGCGCCTGGACGACACGGCGGGCCACTGGCTGCCGGAGCTGGCGGGTTCGCCCGCCGCCGACATGACCGTGCGGGCGCTGCTGGGCCACCAGTCCGGCATCAACCGCGACGGGGCCGACAGTGACTACTGGCAGCAACGGCACGCCTTCCCGGATCGGCAGACCCTGCTGGACTTCGCCCGCGCCGAGGCGGTCTATCCGCAGAACCAGCACTTCAAATACTCCAACATCGGCTACGGCCTGCTGGGCCTGATCGTGGAGGCGGCGGGGGGCGAGGAGTACGGCGATTACGTGGAGGCGCACATCACCGGCCCGCTGGGCCTGGGTGACCTGGGCGCGGAGTTGCCCCCGGAGCGCGAGGGCGAGTTGGCAACCGGCCACGGCGCCCGCCTGTTCGGCAACGATGCCCGCCGCACGCTGCCGTCCTCCGACACCCGCGCGCTGGCGGCGGCCACCGGCTTCTACGGCACCGCCGAGGCGCTGACCGCGTACTGGGCGCGGCACACCCTGGGTCATGACGGCCTGCTCTCGGACGCCTCCAAACGCCTGATGGCGCGGCGCGAGTCGGAAATCACCAAACCCACCCGGCGCGGCTACGGCCTGGGCCTGATTCTGGACGAGATCGGCGGGCGCACGCTGGTGGGCCACTCCGGGGGCTTTCCCGGCCACATCACGCAGTCGTGGCTCGATCCCAACACCGGGCTGTCGATCTCGGTGCTGACCAACACGCTGGGCGGCCCAGCCACCGAATGGGCGGGCAACCTGATCCGTCTGATCGATCTGGCGCACGAGAACACAGAGAAGCCGGCGGACACCGCGCACGATCTGGAGTCCTTCACCGGACGCTTCGCCAACGCCTGGGGCCTGTTCGACATCGTGAATCTGGGCGGGCGGCTGGTGGCCCTGACCCCGCTGGGTGACCCGTCGGCCACTGCAGTGAAACTGACTGTGCAGGACGCCGAGACCCTCTGCCCGGAACCAGAAGGCGGCTTCGGCTCGGTGGGCGAGGCGTACCACTTCGAGCGTTCAGAGGATGGTGAAATCCAGTGGGTGCGTCAGGGCGGTGGGCGCTCCTGGCCGCTGGCGGCGTTCCTGGCGGGAGTGGAGTAG
- the infC gene encoding translation initiation factor IF-3 encodes MMNIAKDHKVNEQIRVRQIRLIGGEGEQVGIIDTREAMNMAREAGLDLVMVSPQAVPPVCRLLDYGRFRYEQQQNERENRKRARGQEVKAIKFRVKIDAHDFKTKTGHVRRFLEEGHKVKVTIMFRGRERTHPELGERILVRVAETLADIGVPESNPSMMGMDMNMIMTPRAAPAPKKEREDGVAAAPQSEAQAPAAQSAAEPTTPAQSTPQADAPAEAPASA; translated from the coding sequence GTGATGAATATAGCGAAAGATCATAAGGTCAACGAGCAGATTCGCGTCCGGCAGATTCGTCTGATCGGCGGCGAGGGTGAGCAGGTGGGCATTATCGACACGCGCGAGGCCATGAACATGGCGCGTGAGGCGGGACTGGACCTGGTAATGGTCAGTCCACAGGCCGTGCCGCCCGTCTGTCGCCTGCTCGATTATGGCCGCTTCCGCTACGAGCAGCAGCAGAACGAACGAGAAAACCGCAAGCGGGCGCGCGGCCAGGAAGTCAAGGCCATCAAGTTCCGGGTCAAGATTGACGCGCACGACTTCAAGACCAAGACCGGGCACGTGCGCCGTTTTCTGGAAGAGGGCCACAAGGTCAAGGTCACCATCATGTTCCGTGGCCGCGAACGCACCCACCCGGAGCTGGGCGAGCGCATTCTGGTGCGCGTGGCCGAGACCCTGGCCGATATCGGCGTGCCGGAAAGCAACCCCAGCATGATGGGCATGGACATGAACATGATCATGACCCCACGCGCCGCGCCCGCGCCCAAGAAGGAGCGTGAGGACGGCGTGGCCGCCGCTCCCCAGTCGGAGGCCCAGGCCCCCGCGGCCCAGAGCGCTGCCGAGCCCACCACCCCGGCCCAGTCCACCCCCCAGGCGGACGCGCCTGCCGAAGCCCCCGCCTCGGCGTAA
- a CDS encoding DUF488 family protein, whose protein sequence is MTAPPTLLTIGYEGAEMHAFLDTLAAHGVTVLVDTRERAQSRRPGYSKTALGLALAERGIGYRHMRSLGTPPTLRKMYRLDKDFAAMKAGYTLHLATQTDALEELGALAACERVCLLCYEANAQECHRSLITERLQKMGWVGAVEDLTVRAG, encoded by the coding sequence ATGACCGCCCCGCCCACGCTGCTGACCATCGGCTACGAAGGTGCCGAGATGCACGCCTTTCTGGACACGCTGGCCGCGCACGGCGTCACCGTGCTGGTGGACACCCGCGAACGCGCCCAGAGCCGCCGCCCCGGCTACAGCAAGACCGCGCTGGGGCTGGCGCTGGCGGAACGGGGCATTGGCTACCGCCACATGCGCTCATTGGGCACGCCGCCCACGCTTCGCAAGATGTACCGGCTGGACAAGGACTTTGCCGCCATGAAGGCCGGGTACACCCTGCACCTCGCCACGCAGACGGACGCGCTGGAGGAGTTGGGGGCGCTGGCCGCCTGCGAGCGCGTGTGCCTGCTGTGCTACGAGGCGAACGCGCAGGAGTGCCACCGTTCGCTGATTACGGAGCGGTTGCAGAAGATGGGATGGGTGGGCGCGGTGGAGGACTTGACGGTCAGGGCGGGCTGA
- a CDS encoding glutaredoxin domain-containing protein, which translates to MIKMYTTSWCPDCTAAKRALTGKGLDFQEINIEQDAQAAEYVMSVNGGRRSVPTLVSGDVAHSLSGFRPQKLDAFLAEAGL; encoded by the coding sequence ATGATCAAGATGTACACCACCAGCTGGTGCCCCGACTGCACCGCCGCCAAACGCGCCCTGACGGGCAAGGGCCTGGACTTCCAGGAAATCAACATCGAGCAGGACGCCCAGGCCGCCGAGTACGTCATGAGCGTCAACGGGGGCCGCCGCAGCGTGCCCACGCTGGTCAGCGGCGACGTGGCCCACAGCCTGAGCGGCTTCCGCCCGCAGAAGCTGGACGCCTTCCTGGCCGAGGCCGGGCTGTAA
- a CDS encoding amylo-alpha-1,6-glucosidase: MSGFFPPAPPPAHTHRYGPQSARNADLEVLLTDGLGGFALSSMAGVPTRCYSGLVVSQLPPVQRFTHLVSPLEVLTVGGVRHTLHALELAPGVFEGRGLEVLSGVTLRDLLPERVQAVGGVRVTRRVVSPAHAGAAVYLYTVDSREAVTLTLGGYFVDRDMHHVHTEAPRLTFEANGPEVTVRGERGTRVQIHAPDPQLTPLAPQPFPQRVYYRHDAARGEPDHDYALGAALWEVQFPAGGGEVALVVQGLTDTTPEIPDPWLAYGQEAARRRELVELAQQTCGVSDELVATLAVAADAYLVRRTNPAGTSVIAGYPWFADWGRDAMISLTGLTLLTGRFAEARDLLDTFLRSVRRGLIPNHFHEDGQGAGYNTVDGALWLAVALERYVAASGDLDFARKALPQLRELLIWHLRGTDHGVRSDASDGLLLAGEAGVQLTWMDVKIEDWVVTPRHGKPVEIQGLWIAALGAEKRLSEAVGEQPELTEAWAQARGSFGQLWDGQAWADVLDADGPLDLSVRPNAAIALALPDTPATPEQVEAAVRQTETELLTPLGLHTLSPRDPRYRGNYGGPQVLRDAAYHQGTVWPWPLTAYLELLLSRGEVAQARAALTGLSGHVWEAGVGHVSEVFSGDTLTPGGCPFQAWSVAELLRGHVLVRQAEAQQAAAQN, translated from the coding sequence ATGAGTGGCTTCTTCCCCCCCGCCCCGCCCCCCGCCCACACCCACCGGTACGGCCCGCAAAGCGCGCGCAACGCCGATCTGGAAGTGCTGCTGACCGACGGGCTGGGCGGGTTCGCACTCTCCAGCATGGCTGGGGTACCGACGCGCTGCTACTCGGGGCTGGTGGTCAGCCAGTTGCCGCCCGTACAGCGCTTCACCCACCTGGTCTCGCCGCTGGAGGTGCTGACCGTGGGCGGCGTGCGCCACACCCTGCACGCCCTGGAACTCGCTCCGGGCGTGTTCGAGGGGCGTGGCCTGGAGGTGCTGAGCGGCGTGACCCTGCGCGATCTGCTGCCCGAACGGGTGCAGGCGGTGGGCGGCGTGCGCGTGACGCGGCGCGTGGTCAGCCCGGCCCACGCGGGCGCGGCGGTCTACCTGTACACGGTGGACTCGCGCGAGGCGGTCACGCTGACGCTGGGCGGCTACTTCGTGGACCGCGACATGCACCACGTCCACACCGAGGCGCCCCGCCTGACGTTTGAGGCGAACGGGCCAGAGGTCACCGTGCGCGGCGAGCGCGGCACGCGGGTCCAGATTCATGCCCCGGACCCACAGCTCACCCCCCTGGCCCCCCAGCCGTTTCCCCAGCGCGTGTATTACCGCCACGACGCGGCTCGCGGCGAACCCGATCACGACTACGCGCTGGGCGCGGCGCTGTGGGAGGTTCAGTTTCCGGCAGGCGGCGGTGAGGTGGCGCTGGTGGTCCAGGGGCTGACCGACACCACCCCCGAGATTCCCGATCCCTGGCTGGCCTATGGGCAGGAGGCTGCCCGCCGCCGCGAACTGGTCGAACTGGCCCAGCAGACCTGCGGGGTGTCGGACGAACTGGTGGCCACGCTGGCGGTGGCGGCGGACGCGTATCTGGTGCGGCGCACCAATCCAGCCGGCACCAGCGTCATCGCGGGCTACCCGTGGTTTGCCGACTGGGGCCGCGACGCCATGATCTCGCTGACCGGCCTGACCCTGCTGACCGGACGGTTTGCCGAGGCCCGTGACCTGCTGGACACCTTCTTGCGCTCGGTGCGGCGCGGCCTGATTCCCAACCACTTCCACGAGGACGGCCAGGGGGCGGGCTACAACACGGTGGACGGGGCGCTGTGGCTGGCGGTGGCGCTGGAACGCTACGTGGCGGCCAGCGGCGATCTGGACTTTGCGCGGAAAGCCCTGCCCCAGCTCCGCGAGTTGCTGATCTGGCACCTGCGCGGCACCGATCACGGCGTCCGCAGCGACGCGTCAGACGGCCTGCTGCTGGCCGGAGAAGCGGGCGTACAACTGACCTGGATGGACGTGAAGATTGAGGACTGGGTGGTCACGCCGCGTCACGGCAAGCCCGTGGAGATTCAGGGGTTGTGGATCGCGGCGCTGGGCGCGGAAAAGCGGCTCTCGGAGGCGGTGGGAGAACAGCCGGAACTGACGGAGGCGTGGGCGCAGGCACGTGGCAGTTTCGGTCAGCTCTGGGACGGCCAGGCCTGGGCCGACGTGCTGGACGCGGACGGCCCCCTGGACCTCAGCGTGCGCCCCAACGCCGCCATCGCGCTGGCCCTGCCCGACACGCCCGCCACACCTGAGCAGGTGGAAGCCGCCGTCCGCCAGACCGAAACCGAGCTGCTGACGCCGCTGGGGCTGCACACCCTGTCGCCGCGTGATCCGCGCTACCGGGGCAACTACGGCGGCCCGCAGGTGCTGCGCGACGCCGCCTACCACCAGGGCACCGTGTGGCCCTGGCCGCTGACCGCGTACCTGGAACTGCTGCTCTCCCGCGGCGAGGTGGCGCAGGCCCGTGCCGCGCTGACCGGCCTGAGCGGCCACGTCTGGGAAGCGGGCGTCGGCCACGTCTCGGAGGTGTTCAGCGGGGACACGCTGACGCCGGGGGGCTGCCCCTTCCAGGCGTGGAGCGTGGCCGAGTTGCTGCGCGGCCATGTGCTGGTCAGGCAGGCTGAAGCGCAGCAGGCAGCTGCCCAAAACTAA